The following coding sequences are from one Devosia neptuniae window:
- a CDS encoding ANTAR domain-containing response regulator gives MSNAALSILIIDENRIRASIIESGLREAGHERVTVIHDVNEVARTIQASAPDVIVIDLENPQRDTLEHFFSLSRAIQRPIAMFVDRSDGAMIEKAVEAGVSAYVVDGLKKERVKPILDMAISRFNAFSRLTRELEQARSELEDRKIIDQAKGILMKTRGLSEADAYSLLRSTAMNQNRRLVDIAQSLVTAASLLGP, from the coding sequence ATGTCCAATGCCGCGCTGTCCATCCTGATCATCGACGAAAACCGCATTCGTGCCTCGATCATCGAGAGCGGTTTGCGCGAGGCCGGGCATGAGCGCGTCACCGTGATCCACGACGTCAACGAGGTTGCCCGCACCATCCAGGCGTCGGCGCCCGACGTCATCGTCATCGATCTCGAAAATCCCCAGCGCGACACGCTTGAGCATTTCTTCTCGCTGTCCCGCGCCATCCAGCGGCCCATCGCCATGTTCGTCGATCGCTCCGATGGCGCCATGATCGAAAAGGCCGTCGAGGCTGGGGTTTCCGCCTATGTGGTCGATGGTCTCAAGAAAGAGCGGGTCAAGCCCATCCTCGATATGGCCATCTCCCGCTTCAATGCCTTTTCCCGGCTGACGCGCGAACTCGAACAGGCGCGTAGCGAGCTCGAGGATCGCAAGATCATCGACCAGGCCAAGGGCATTCTGATGAAGACCCGGGGGCTCAGCGAAGCCGATGCCTATAGCCTGCTGCGCTCCACCGCCATGAACCAGAACCGGCGCCTGGTCGATATTGCCCAAAGCCTTGTGACTGCCGCGAGCCTTTTGGGGCCGTAG
- a CDS encoding response regulator, whose product MTSADVTILVVEDEPLVAMSIVAHLRDEGFVVLEAANADEAIAILEQNARVRLIFTDIDMPGSMDGLKLAAAVRDRWPPVHIIVTSGHRAVTADDLPDGSMFFAKPYHHAEITNSMRQMLG is encoded by the coding sequence ATGACCTCAGCGGACGTCACGATACTGGTCGTCGAAGACGAACCTCTGGTCGCCATGAGCATCGTCGCCCATTTGCGGGATGAAGGCTTTGTGGTGCTGGAGGCGGCCAATGCCGACGAGGCCATTGCCATTCTCGAGCAGAACGCGCGGGTGCGGCTGATCTTCACCGATATCGACATGCCGGGCAGCATGGATGGGCTCAAGCTCGCCGCCGCGGTGCGTGACCGCTGGCCGCCGGTGCATATCATCGTGACCTCGGGGCACCGGGCGGTCACGGCCGACGACCTGCCCGATGGCAGCATGTTCTTCGCCAAGCCCTATCATCACGCCGAGATCACGAATTCGATGCGGCAGATGCTGGGCTGA
- a CDS encoding ATP-dependent helicase yields MLALRDSTAPATYLDALNAEQRRAVEHGVGQANPGPLLVIAGAGSGKTNTLAHRVAHLVVNGADPRRILLMTFSRRAASEMSRRVERIAGKVLGTSSGALTDALTWAGTFHGIGARLLREHATQLGLDPAFTIHDREDSADLMNLVRHELGLSDAKSRFPTKGTCLAIYSRVVNAQGDLDEVLKNVFPWCAMWGEPLRTLFQAYVEAKQAQNVLDYDDLLLYWAGMMAEPAIAAEVSGRFDHVLVDEYQDTNRLQSSVLMALKPQGHGLTVVGDDAQSIYSFRAATVRNILDFPSAFTPPADIVTLDRNYRSTQPILTAANAVIELASERFTKNLWTERQSDAKPQLVTVKDEADQARYVVHKILEAREGGTALIQQAVLFRTSSHSGPLEIELTRRNIPFVKFGGLKFLDAAHIKDLLAILRWVENPRDRVAGFRVLQLLPGIGPASAGKVLDAMSAAPQPVKALAELPVPLRAAEGWAGLVDLVGGLARREASWPLELGYARLWYEPLMEQTYEDAQVRVADIIQLEQIAAGYPSRERFLTELTLDPPDATSDQSGVPSRDEDYLILSTIHSSKGQEWKSVHVLNVVDGCIPSDLGTGSTHELEEERRLLYVAMTRAKDELHVITPQRFYVTQQSQYGDRHIYAQRSRFIPRAMSVLFDDVLWPAVKPAHIEGLSPGPARIDIGAQMRGMWQK; encoded by the coding sequence ATGCTTGCTCTGCGCGATTCGACAGCCCCCGCCACCTATCTCGACGCCCTCAATGCCGAACAGCGGCGAGCGGTGGAACATGGCGTGGGACAGGCCAATCCTGGGCCGCTGCTGGTGATTGCGGGGGCGGGATCGGGCAAGACTAATACGCTGGCCCACCGCGTGGCCCATCTGGTGGTCAATGGCGCCGATCCCAGGCGCATCCTGCTGATGACGTTTTCGCGCCGGGCGGCCAGCGAGATGAGCCGGCGGGTGGAGCGGATTGCCGGCAAGGTATTGGGCACATCCTCGGGCGCGCTGACCGATGCCTTGACCTGGGCGGGCACGTTTCACGGCATTGGCGCGCGGTTGCTGCGCGAGCATGCGACCCAATTGGGGCTCGATCCGGCGTTCACCATTCATGATCGCGAAGACTCGGCCGACCTGATGAACCTGGTGCGGCATGAACTCGGCCTGTCCGACGCCAAGAGCCGCTTTCCAACCAAGGGGACGTGCCTTGCCATCTATTCGCGCGTGGTCAATGCGCAGGGCGATCTCGATGAGGTGCTGAAAAATGTATTCCCGTGGTGCGCCATGTGGGGCGAGCCGTTGCGCACCTTGTTCCAGGCCTATGTCGAGGCCAAGCAGGCCCAGAACGTGCTCGATTACGATGATCTGCTGCTCTATTGGGCCGGGATGATGGCCGAGCCGGCCATTGCCGCCGAAGTGTCCGGGCGGTTCGACCATGTGCTGGTCGATGAGTATCAGGACACCAATCGCCTGCAGTCGAGCGTGCTGATGGCCCTCAAGCCGCAGGGCCATGGGCTGACCGTGGTGGGAGATGACGCGCAATCGATCTATTCGTTCCGCGCGGCGACAGTGCGCAATATTCTCGATTTCCCTTCAGCCTTCACCCCACCCGCCGATATCGTAACGCTGGACCGCAATTATCGCTCGACCCAACCGATCCTGACGGCGGCCAATGCGGTGATCGAACTGGCCAGCGAGCGCTTCACCAAGAACCTGTGGACCGAACGGCAATCGGACGCCAAGCCGCAATTGGTGACGGTGAAGGACGAGGCCGATCAGGCGCGCTATGTCGTGCACAAGATTTTGGAGGCGCGCGAGGGCGGCACAGCGCTGATCCAGCAAGCGGTATTGTTCCGCACCTCGAGCCATTCGGGGCCGCTCGAAATCGAGCTGACGCGGCGCAATATCCCGTTCGTCAAATTCGGCGGGCTCAAATTTCTGGATGCCGCCCATATCAAGGACCTCTTGGCCATTCTGCGCTGGGTGGAAAATCCGCGTGACCGGGTGGCGGGGTTCCGCGTACTGCAATTGCTGCCCGGGATCGGGCCGGCTTCGGCGGGCAAAGTGCTGGACGCGATGAGTGCCGCGCCGCAGCCGGTCAAGGCGCTGGCCGAATTGCCGGTGCCCTTGCGAGCGGCCGAGGGCTGGGCGGGGCTGGTAGATCTGGTCGGCGGATTGGCCCGGCGGGAGGCCAGCTGGCCGCTGGAACTGGGCTATGCCCGGCTGTGGTACGAGCCGCTGATGGAGCAGACTTACGAGGACGCCCAGGTGCGGGTCGCCGATATCATCCAGCTCGAGCAGATTGCCGCCGGCTATCCCAGCCGCGAGCGGTTTTTGACCGAATTGACGCTGGATCCGCCCGATGCCACCTCGGATCAATCGGGCGTACCCAGCCGGGATGAGGATTACCTGATCCTGTCTACCATCCATTCCTCCAAGGGGCAGGAATGGAAATCCGTGCACGTGCTCAATGTGGTGGATGGCTGCATTCCCTCCGATCTTGGGACCGGCTCGACCCATGAGCTGGAGGAGGAGCGGCGGCTGCTTTATGTGGCCATGACCCGCGCCAAGGACGAGCTGCATGTGATCACGCCGCAGCGCTTTTACGTGACCCAGCAGAGCCAATATGGCGACCGGCACATCTATGCCCAACGCAGCCGGTTCATTCCGCGCGCGATGAGCGTGCTGTTCGATGACGTGCTGTGGCCGGCAGTGAAACCGGCCCATATCGAGGGGTTGTCGCCCGGCCCGGCCCGGATCGA